A single genomic interval of Pseudodesulfovibrio sp. S3 harbors:
- a CDS encoding HDOD domain-containing protein: MNQNSIQGFLQELPNMREDLPFAPEVLKKLFIQTGGGSLASLEDVGETLSRDQGLTTRILSLANSAYYGLQAEVQSVPRAAAVLGMSEIRNIVLALGVKGLTRKYPIPAEFDLGAYWTHQFLVAMVAKELSHMIGVGKPDNMFTSGLLHDIGKLITALKRPDDWQAIRDLAENDEMLDSEAEEEYWGLDHAVVGALVLRSWDLPADLVEPVNWHHSPALAPDHSNESNVICLADAVTHAVADPDGPYVHRVDLLCEEISVDMDDILEIAEELFESDDVEQFVSILS; encoded by the coding sequence ATGAACCAGAATAGTATTCAGGGATTCCTTCAAGAGCTTCCCAATATGCGGGAAGATTTGCCTTTTGCTCCGGAAGTCCTGAAGAAACTGTTCATTCAGACCGGCGGCGGGTCTTTGGCGTCCCTTGAAGATGTGGGTGAGACCCTGAGCAGGGATCAGGGGCTGACCACTCGCATCCTGAGTCTGGCCAATTCCGCCTATTACGGTTTGCAGGCCGAAGTCCAGTCCGTGCCGCGGGCGGCAGCCGTGCTCGGCATGTCCGAAATCCGCAATATAGTGCTTGCCCTGGGTGTAAAAGGACTGACAAGGAAATATCCCATTCCGGCGGAGTTTGATCTTGGAGCCTACTGGACACATCAGTTTCTGGTGGCCATGGTCGCCAAGGAATTGTCCCACATGATCGGTGTGGGCAAGCCGGACAATATGTTCACCTCGGGGTTGCTGCACGACATCGGCAAACTGATCACGGCCTTGAAACGACCGGATGACTGGCAGGCCATTCGCGATCTGGCCGAGAACGACGAGATGCTCGACAGCGAAGCCGAGGAGGAATACTGGGGGTTGGACCACGCCGTGGTCGGCGCCCTGGTACTGAGGTCGTGGGATCTGCCCGCCGACCTGGTGGAGCCGGTCAATTGGCACCATTCGCCCGCGCTTGCACCGGACCATTCCAATGAATCCAACGTGATCTGCCTGGCCGACGCCGTGACCCATGCTGTTGCCGATCCCGATGGACCCTATGTGCACAGGGTGGATCTCCTTTGCGAGGAGATTTCCGTGGATATGGACGACATTCTGGAAATCGCCGAAGAGCTTTTCGAGTCAGACGATGTCGAACAATTTGTAAGTATTCTTTCCTAA
- a CDS encoding small ribosomal subunit Rsm22 family protein, translated as MSIDGLFPNLTEDNIKLLEEFGGLLKHVWPLKAKHRDHLKYDIRDMSRGLTSDRMQRRKEYMTDDKYLSPYLHYFLPWNLYRMSRLFSGLELDIPENGEVADLGSGSLTAVLALWMSRPHLRERKLNFTCVDLAPKAMQTGLKLFKAMAGDNSPWRIKTVKGSFTEHLRNKADLILAANAFNELDWSGRTTRGQADVLSTHLINSTKETGRVLIVETGMRLSGRIIAEMRAQMLQKGFKPISPCPHSGDCPMPALSQTSPWCHFNFSTKGVPSWLESISKEASLEKDNVTLNFLYLSQKGAADWGAVRAISETFKIQGSWGQYACSDHGLTLIDYAPGTRTLFPGQAFAPTWPETPKTDLKSKAVILPFKADKKK; from the coding sequence ATGTCGATTGACGGCCTGTTCCCCAACCTCACCGAGGACAACATCAAACTGCTGGAAGAATTCGGCGGTCTGCTCAAACACGTCTGGCCGCTCAAGGCCAAGCACCGCGATCATTTAAAATACGACATACGGGACATGTCGCGCGGCCTGACCAGCGACCGGATGCAGCGGCGCAAGGAATACATGACCGACGACAAGTACCTGTCGCCCTATCTGCACTATTTCCTGCCCTGGAATCTCTACCGCATGTCCCGCCTCTTTTCCGGCCTGGAACTGGACATCCCCGAGAATGGCGAAGTCGCGGATCTCGGCTCAGGTTCCCTGACCGCAGTGCTGGCCCTGTGGATGTCGCGGCCCCACCTGCGCGAGCGAAAGCTCAACTTCACCTGCGTGGACCTTGCGCCCAAGGCCATGCAGACCGGGCTGAAACTCTTCAAGGCCATGGCCGGAGACAATTCCCCCTGGCGCATCAAGACGGTCAAGGGAAGCTTCACCGAGCATCTGCGCAACAAGGCTGACCTGATCCTGGCGGCCAACGCCTTCAACGAACTGGACTGGTCGGGCCGGACCACACGCGGTCAGGCGGATGTCCTGTCCACCCACCTGATCAATTCCACCAAGGAGACGGGACGGGTGCTCATAGTTGAAACCGGCATGCGCCTCTCCGGACGCATCATCGCCGAAATGCGCGCACAGATGCTCCAGAAAGGGTTCAAACCCATTTCGCCCTGCCCCCACTCCGGCGACTGTCCCATGCCCGCCCTGAGCCAGACTTCGCCATGGTGCCATTTCAACTTTTCCACCAAAGGAGTGCCTTCCTGGCTGGAGTCCATCTCCAAAGAAGCCAGCCTGGAAAAAGACAACGTGACCCTCAATTTCCTCTACCTTTCGCAAAAGGGCGCAGCGGACTGGGGCGCAGTACGGGCCATTTCCGAAACCTTCAAGATACAGGGCAGTTGGGGCCAGTATGCCTGCTCCGACCATGGCCTGACCCTGATCGACTACGCACCGGGAACCCGGACCCTTTTCCCGGGCCAGGCCTTTGCTCCCACCTGGCCGGAGACCCCAAAAACCGACCTCAAATCCAAGGCCGTCATCCTGCCGTTCAAGGCCGACAAGAAAAAATGA
- the pyrF gene encoding orotidine-5'-phosphate decarboxylase: MADLVVALDFRDAKTAMAMARNLKGTAPWMKVGLELFTAEGPQVVSGLKDMGFKVFLDLKFFDIPNTVQGAVRSAVRLGADMVNIHALGGERMAHAAMAGCREGLTSGQEAPLVLAVTVLTSMAAGDFPVEAAPSPSEMALDLAVKAKQYGLNGVVCSGLEVERIKSACGREFACLTPGIRPASVGAGDQRRVVTPAQAVQSGSDFLVVGRPVTGADAPREAALVILGEMEQAG, from the coding sequence ATGGCTGATCTGGTTGTCGCCCTGGACTTCAGGGACGCAAAGACTGCAATGGCCATGGCCCGGAACCTGAAGGGAACAGCCCCGTGGATGAAGGTCGGTTTGGAGCTGTTCACGGCCGAGGGGCCGCAGGTGGTTTCCGGCCTCAAGGACATGGGATTCAAGGTTTTTCTGGACCTGAAATTCTTCGATATTCCCAACACAGTGCAGGGTGCGGTCCGTTCGGCGGTCCGGCTGGGTGCGGACATGGTCAACATCCATGCCCTGGGCGGTGAACGCATGGCTCACGCCGCCATGGCAGGATGCCGCGAGGGGCTGACTTCGGGACAGGAAGCTCCCCTGGTTCTGGCTGTGACCGTGCTGACCAGCATGGCTGCCGGTGATTTCCCGGTGGAAGCGGCACCGTCGCCTTCCGAGATGGCCCTTGACCTGGCTGTTAAAGCCAAGCAATATGGCTTGAATGGGGTGGTTTGTTCCGGTCTGGAAGTGGAGCGGATCAAATCTGCCTGCGGCAGGGAATTCGCCTGCCTCACTCCGGGTATTCGTCCAGCATCGGTGGGCGCAGGAGATCAGAGGCGGGTGGTAACTCCGGCTCAGGCTGTACAGAGCGGCTCGGATTTCCTTGTGGTGGGACGACCCGTAACCGGAGCCGATGCGCCTCGGGAAGCAGCTCTGGTTATCCTCGGAGAGATGGAACAGGCCGGATAG
- the lipA gene encoding lipoyl synthase: protein MSLKKPSEKPLRIPPWLRIKLPNNENFACTSGLISDLNLNTVCQSAKCPNKWECFSKNVATFLIMGSICTRNCAFCNIVSGDLDPLDPSEPGRVAEAAKRLKLKHVVITSVTRDDLADGGSAHFAATIRAVRAAMPECTIEVLIPDFQGNEAALRTVLDARPDVLNHNLETVPVLYADIRPQADYRQSLELLANAKRIAPKIPTKSGIMVGLGETDEQIMVTLDDLAAVDCNIVTIGQYMQPSRQHPMVKRYVEPATFDWYAEEGMKRGIGHMFSAPLVRSSYNAADFV, encoded by the coding sequence ATGTCTTTGAAAAAGCCTTCCGAAAAGCCTTTGCGGATACCGCCCTGGCTTCGGATCAAACTCCCCAATAACGAAAATTTTGCCTGCACATCCGGGCTGATAAGCGACCTGAACCTGAACACGGTCTGCCAATCGGCCAAATGCCCCAACAAATGGGAGTGCTTTTCCAAAAACGTGGCCACGTTCCTGATCATGGGCTCCATCTGCACGCGCAACTGCGCATTCTGCAACATCGTGTCCGGCGATCTCGATCCTCTGGACCCGTCCGAACCGGGCCGCGTGGCCGAAGCCGCCAAACGCCTGAAGCTCAAGCATGTGGTCATTACTTCAGTCACCCGCGACGATCTTGCGGACGGAGGCTCCGCCCATTTCGCGGCGACCATCCGAGCCGTGCGCGCCGCAATGCCCGAATGCACCATTGAAGTGCTCATCCCGGATTTCCAGGGCAATGAAGCCGCGCTCAGGACCGTGCTCGACGCCCGGCCGGACGTGCTCAACCACAACCTGGAGACCGTGCCCGTCCTGTACGCCGACATACGGCCCCAGGCGGACTACCGCCAGTCACTCGAACTTCTGGCAAACGCCAAACGGATCGCCCCGAAGATTCCGACCAAATCCGGCATCATGGTCGGCCTCGGCGAAACCGACGAACAGATCATGGTCACCCTCGACGATCTGGCCGCGGTCGATTGCAACATCGTGACCATCGGCCAGTACATGCAACCCAGCCGCCAACACCCCATGGTGAAGCGGTATGTGGAACCGGCAACGTTTGATTGGTACGCGGAGGAAGGGATGAAGCGCGGCATTGGCCACATGTTCAGCGCGCCGCTGGTCAGATCGAGCTACAACGCTGCGGACTTCGTCTAG
- a CDS encoding ASKHA domain-containing protein, which produces MSILIHTHDGGRFALEPKTGDTLARTIFLSRLWHGVALCSGLGKCGLCRVRFLKDTPEPGRDEVRKLGHEAVALGWRLACLHPSKPCEIELPEPVRSPRAVRTLAQNSGDFTLAVDLGTTSIHWTALRNGKPVVTGRELNPQTGMGSEVMTRLAAAATAEGRFVLRALVTDRIAELATLTAHNLGGKCLGLAVSGNPAMTYILLGKKPDDLATAPYTLSYTGGDEKKLGAGLPPAYIPPLLAPFVGADLSAGLTFLEYGGSPKYPFLLADLGTNGEFILALSPEQRLCASVPMGPALEGVGLTFGRTAGPGAITGFTLTPKGLQAKYFDDSTGGKSGMTGTGYLSLAAILRTHGVLDETGHFGTGSTPLATRLAERITEVNGEPAFLVNNAVHLPASDVEEILKVKAAFNLAMSALLRKAGFGPGTLKQIFIAGALGEYVGSTDLETLGFLPPGCAAKTVKAGNTSLKGTELLVTDTAARTFAEGLSRTMTRLDLTGDADFGNEFIQRMRFAYVD; this is translated from the coding sequence GCCCTGGAACCGAAGACGGGCGACACCCTGGCCCGGACCATTTTCCTGTCCAGGCTGTGGCACGGGGTTGCGCTCTGCTCCGGGCTGGGCAAATGCGGATTGTGTCGTGTGCGCTTCCTCAAGGACACACCGGAACCGGGACGGGACGAAGTCAGGAAGCTGGGCCACGAGGCCGTGGCGCTCGGCTGGAGGCTGGCCTGCCTGCACCCGTCAAAACCGTGTGAAATCGAACTGCCTGAACCCGTGCGCAGCCCTCGCGCCGTGCGCACCCTGGCTCAGAATTCCGGAGACTTCACCCTGGCTGTGGACCTGGGCACCACCTCCATCCACTGGACCGCGCTCAGAAACGGCAAACCCGTAGTCACGGGCCGGGAGCTCAACCCCCAGACCGGGATGGGCTCCGAGGTCATGACCCGGCTGGCCGCTGCCGCCACTGCCGAAGGGAGGTTCGTCCTGCGCGCCCTGGTCACGGACCGGATCGCGGAACTGGCCACACTCACCGCCCACAACCTGGGCGGGAAGTGCCTAGGCCTTGCGGTCTCGGGCAATCCGGCCATGACCTACATCCTGCTCGGCAAAAAGCCCGACGACCTGGCCACAGCGCCCTACACCCTTTCCTACACCGGCGGTGACGAAAAAAAACTCGGCGCGGGTCTGCCCCCGGCCTACATACCGCCCCTGCTCGCCCCGTTTGTCGGCGCTGACCTGAGTGCGGGCCTGACCTTTCTCGAATACGGCGGCTCACCGAAATATCCTTTCCTGCTGGCCGATCTCGGCACCAACGGAGAATTCATCCTGGCCCTGTCCCCCGAGCAGCGGCTCTGTGCCAGCGTGCCCATGGGACCGGCCCTGGAAGGCGTGGGATTGACCTTCGGACGCACTGCCGGACCGGGCGCGATCACCGGATTCACCTTGACGCCGAAGGGACTTCAAGCCAAGTATTTCGACGACTCCACGGGCGGGAAATCCGGCATGACCGGCACCGGCTACCTCTCCCTGGCCGCCATCCTGCGCACCCACGGCGTGCTGGACGAAACCGGGCACTTCGGCACCGGGTCCACCCCGCTGGCAACACGGCTGGCCGAACGGATAACGGAGGTCAATGGCGAACCCGCCTTTCTCGTCAACAACGCGGTGCATCTCCCGGCCTCGGACGTGGAAGAGATTCTCAAGGTCAAGGCGGCTTTCAACCTGGCCATGTCCGCCCTGCTCCGGAAGGCAGGCTTCGGCCCCGGCACGTTGAAACAGATATTTATTGCGGGCGCACTGGGCGAGTATGTCGGCTCAACCGACTTGGAAACCCTGGGCTTCCTGCCCCCGGGCTGTGCGGCCAAAACGGTCAAGGCGGGGAACACCTCGCTCAAAGGCACTGAACTACTGGTAACGGACACCGCGGCCCGGACCTTTGCCGAGGGTTTGTCCCGCACCATGACCCGGCTGGACCTGACCGGAGATGCCGATTTCGGCAATGAATTCATACAAAGGATGCGGTTTGCCTATGTCGATTGA
- the recJ gene encoding single-stranded-DNA-specific exonuclease RecJ yields the protein MAEALSVSPLIVEILWNRGLTDIGEMDRFLSPMLRNMANPAEIPGLTEAAETLARGVAEGRTLAVWGDYDVDGITATAVVKEFFAMRGMDIMHHLPNRMDEGYGMNIPGVERLFEQGVTMLLTVDCGISDLAPVARARELGMVVVVTDHHLPGEELPKAHAVCDPRLADGGPCDDLAGVGVAFMLMVALNRLLPGEPVDVRSLLDLVALGTIADIVSLTGQNRILVKNGLLVIKEAKRPGMAALKVVSDFERQADLGAGQIGFHLAPRINAAGRMGDPTKALNLLLAKDFDSAMPIAEELNAINLERRRQEQEISDEAFAQAETMKHMAGLVLHADHWHPGIIGIVASRVVEKYYRPTLLLCSSEVGEGILKGSGRSISEFNLFEGLTAVSSVLEGFGGHKQAAGLTLKRENLSALRERFNDHIVATLGPDPLTPTLKLDHELSFANINNTLLKELELLQPFGMGNPEPVFATKPVTVAEHSVFGRDREHVKLVLEDQETGARLPGKAWRMGHSLTRVVQGRTLRFAFTPKIDRFRGIPSIDLRIRDWMF from the coding sequence ATGGCTGAGGCACTTTCCGTTTCGCCATTGATCGTGGAAATTCTCTGGAATCGGGGGTTGACCGACATCGGAGAAATGGATCGGTTCCTCAGTCCGATGCTCCGGAATATGGCCAATCCAGCGGAGATTCCGGGGTTGACCGAGGCCGCCGAGACCCTGGCTCGGGGTGTGGCCGAAGGGCGAACCCTGGCCGTATGGGGCGACTACGATGTGGACGGCATCACGGCTACGGCCGTGGTCAAGGAGTTCTTTGCCATGCGGGGCATGGATATCATGCACCATCTGCCCAACCGCATGGATGAAGGGTACGGCATGAACATTCCCGGAGTGGAACGGCTCTTTGAGCAGGGCGTGACCATGCTCCTGACCGTGGATTGCGGTATTTCCGACCTCGCGCCGGTGGCCCGTGCCCGAGAACTGGGCATGGTCGTGGTGGTCACGGATCACCATTTGCCCGGCGAGGAGTTGCCCAAGGCCCATGCGGTCTGCGATCCTCGACTGGCCGATGGCGGCCCCTGCGACGACCTGGCCGGAGTGGGGGTGGCCTTCATGCTCATGGTGGCCCTGAACCGGTTGTTGCCCGGCGAGCCTGTGGATGTGCGCTCCCTGCTCGATCTGGTGGCCCTCGGCACCATCGCGGATATCGTCAGCCTGACCGGTCAGAATCGTATTCTGGTCAAGAACGGGCTTCTGGTTATCAAGGAGGCCAAGCGTCCGGGCATGGCCGCTCTGAAGGTGGTCAGCGATTTTGAACGGCAGGCGGATCTGGGAGCTGGACAGATCGGTTTCCACCTTGCACCGCGCATCAATGCCGCCGGGCGCATGGGTGACCCGACCAAGGCGCTGAACCTGCTGTTGGCAAAGGATTTCGATTCGGCCATGCCCATTGCCGAGGAACTGAACGCCATCAATTTGGAGCGCCGACGCCAGGAGCAGGAGATTTCGGATGAGGCCTTTGCACAAGCCGAAACCATGAAACACATGGCCGGGCTGGTACTCCATGCCGATCATTGGCATCCGGGCATCATCGGCATCGTGGCCTCGCGGGTTGTGGAGAAGTACTACCGGCCCACGCTCCTGCTCTGTTCTTCCGAGGTTGGTGAAGGGATACTCAAGGGGTCCGGCCGCAGTATTTCCGAGTTCAACCTTTTCGAAGGGCTCACGGCGGTCAGTTCCGTGCTTGAAGGATTCGGCGGCCATAAGCAGGCAGCCGGGCTTACTCTCAAAAGGGAAAATCTGTCGGCCTTGCGCGAGCGGTTCAACGACCATATCGTGGCAACCCTTGGCCCGGACCCGCTGACGCCCACTCTCAAACTCGATCACGAACTGAGTTTCGCCAATATCAACAACACCCTGCTCAAGGAACTGGAGCTGTTGCAGCCTTTCGGCATGGGCAACCCCGAACCTGTTTTTGCCACAAAGCCGGTGACCGTGGCCGAACACAGTGTTTTTGGACGGGACCGCGAGCATGTCAAACTGGTGCTTGAGGACCAGGAGACCGGGGCCAGACTGCCGGGCAAGGCGTGGCGCATGGGGCACAGTCTGACCCGCGTTGTCCAGGGCAGGACCCTGCGGTTCGCCTTCACCCCGAAGATCGACCGTTTTCGGGGCATTCCCTCCATCGACCTGCGGATACGGGACTGGATGTTCTAG
- a CDS encoding DUF370 domain-containing protein produces the protein MQKQGLLNVGFGNFVVLDRVISIVNPSSAPMRRLREDARAEGRLIDATQGRKTRAIIVTDSNHVVLSAIQAETIGQRFSADEGD, from the coding sequence ATGCAGAAACAGGGATTACTCAACGTCGGTTTCGGGAATTTCGTGGTCTTGGATCGGGTCATTTCCATCGTCAACCCATCCAGTGCGCCCATGCGGCGCCTCAGGGAGGACGCCCGTGCCGAAGGGCGGCTCATTGACGCCACTCAGGGGCGTAAGACCAGGGCGATCATTGTCACCGACTCCAACCATGTTGTCCTGTCGGCCATCCAGGCCGAGACCATCGGACAACGATTCAGCGCGGACGAGGGGGATTAG
- a CDS encoding tetratricopeptide repeat protein, producing MSDQEQKVGGTREIVRDGAEKIKGIFSTQTVAKVGTGTTQRKTIQKTYWDVEELSNGEVSVQPLNRNYVPSGPKRTIERDDFLTKFNPEPEFYVSTVYPAIKEMDSAIVRGEQHRERGAAYSAEFEYKQAMSIDEENVRANFGLGLTYLDRGDQVRANDIFERLVDLEAAFAVEHKHLFNDFGINMRKNKMYDQALQYYLRAEKLVQNDEHLFHNIARCFFEKGNIDGCKEYLLKSLEVNPELEASKKFWGFLVERGHVAEGEGLSVTAEAQPSSPEKKQDTGKPEGNEKSDAPISINLD from the coding sequence ATGTCCGATCAGGAGCAGAAAGTCGGGGGCACACGAGAGATCGTGCGTGATGGTGCGGAGAAGATCAAAGGTATCTTTTCCACCCAGACAGTCGCCAAAGTCGGCACCGGCACGACCCAGCGCAAGACAATCCAGAAGACGTACTGGGATGTCGAAGAGCTTTCGAACGGCGAAGTTTCCGTCCAGCCCCTGAACCGTAATTATGTTCCTTCCGGTCCCAAACGCACCATCGAGCGCGATGATTTTCTCACCAAGTTCAATCCTGAACCGGAATTCTACGTTTCCACCGTGTACCCGGCCATCAAGGAAATGGACAGTGCCATAGTGCGCGGCGAACAGCACCGTGAACGGGGCGCAGCCTACAGTGCCGAATTCGAATATAAGCAGGCCATGTCCATTGACGAGGAAAACGTCCGCGCCAACTTCGGGCTGGGGCTGACCTATCTCGACCGTGGTGATCAGGTGAGGGCTAATGACATCTTTGAGCGGCTGGTAGATCTGGAAGCCGCATTCGCCGTCGAGCACAAGCATCTGTTCAATGATTTCGGCATCAACATGCGGAAGAACAAGATGTACGACCAGGCCCTCCAATATTACCTACGGGCCGAGAAACTGGTGCAGAACGACGAACACCTCTTTCACAATATTGCCCGGTGTTTTTTTGAGAAAGGGAATATCGATGGGTGCAAGGAGTATTTGCTCAAGAGTCTGGAGGTGAATCCGGAACTTGAGGCGAGCAAGAAGTTTTGGGGTTTTCTTGTCGAGCGAGGACATGTGGCCGAAGGAGAGGGGCTGAGCGTGACGGCCGAGGCCCAACCGAGTTCCCCGGAAAAGAAGCAGGACACGGGCAAGCCTGAGGGCAACGAAAAGTCCGATGCGCCCATTTCGATAAATTTGGATTAA
- the gmk gene encoding guanylate kinase has translation MIQDDHKFRLGQVLVVCAPSGTGKSTLIAMLREEYPDFGFSVSYTTRAPRGSEQDGREYNFVSREAFVAMRSRGAFCEWAEVHGNFYGTATKPVEEMLDSGRDVLFDIDVQGAKQLRKTFYKGTFVFLLPPSREELVSRLQGRGTDSEESISRRLANASGELSQAEWFDYWVVNDSLDEAYQELKAVYLAGRCKPSLRPGILDNIMKTWENNG, from the coding sequence GTGATTCAGGACGATCATAAATTCAGGCTGGGCCAGGTTCTTGTGGTCTGTGCGCCCAGCGGAACCGGCAAGAGCACGCTCATTGCCATGCTCCGGGAGGAGTATCCTGATTTTGGTTTTTCGGTGTCCTACACCACACGTGCCCCGCGCGGGAGTGAACAGGACGGTCGTGAGTACAATTTCGTCTCACGGGAAGCCTTTGTGGCCATGCGCAGCAGAGGCGCTTTCTGTGAATGGGCCGAAGTTCACGGCAATTTTTACGGCACGGCTACCAAGCCGGTCGAAGAAATGCTCGATTCCGGCCGGGACGTGTTGTTCGACATCGATGTCCAGGGTGCAAAGCAGCTCAGAAAGACCTTCTACAAGGGCACCTTCGTGTTCCTGCTGCCGCCCTCACGCGAAGAATTGGTGAGCAGGCTGCAAGGGCGCGGCACCGATTCGGAGGAGTCCATTTCCCGCCGTCTTGCCAATGCCTCCGGTGAACTTTCACAGGCCGAATGGTTTGATTACTGGGTGGTCAACGACAGTCTTGATGAGGCGTATCAGGAGCTCAAGGCAGTATATCTGGCCGGTAGGTGCAAACCCTCGCTTCGGCCCGGCATCCTCGACAACATCATGAAGACCTGGGAAAACAATGGCTGA
- the lipB gene encoding lipoyl(octanoyl) transferase LipB, whose amino-acid sequence MKIIDLGLIDYEKAEALQLETLAAVTNGQAENTVFLLEHPKVITLGRQGGAENLLMDTSLLAAQGIAVAQTTRGGNITCHFPGQMVAYPIWQVEKRTGGMRKFFHDMEEAVIGTCAHFGVNTVRRPGHPGVWVDEVKKICSMGIGVRRWVTYHGLALNVGFDVSLFNAITLCGIQGAVPTSLSKETGRDIDMKEVKYVFEKAFRKAFADTALASDQTPQ is encoded by the coding sequence ATGAAAATCATCGACCTCGGACTGATCGACTACGAAAAAGCCGAAGCCCTGCAACTGGAGACCCTGGCTGCCGTGACCAACGGCCAGGCCGAAAACACGGTCTTCCTCCTGGAACACCCCAAGGTCATCACTCTGGGACGCCAGGGCGGGGCCGAGAACCTGCTCATGGACACATCCCTGCTGGCCGCGCAGGGTATTGCCGTGGCCCAGACCACACGCGGCGGCAACATCACCTGCCACTTCCCCGGCCAGATGGTGGCCTATCCCATCTGGCAGGTGGAAAAACGGACCGGCGGCATGAGAAAATTCTTCCACGACATGGAAGAGGCGGTCATCGGCACCTGCGCGCACTTCGGCGTGAACACGGTCCGGCGGCCCGGCCACCCCGGCGTTTGGGTGGACGAAGTGAAGAAAATATGCTCAATGGGCATCGGCGTGCGCCGCTGGGTCACCTACCACGGCCTGGCCCTCAACGTGGGGTTCGACGTAAGCCTGTTCAACGCCATCACCCTGTGCGGCATCCAGGGGGCGGTTCCCACCTCCCTGTCCAAAGAGACCGGACGCGACATCGACATGAAGGAAGTCAAATATGTCTTTGAAAAAGCCTTCCGAAAAGCCTTTGCGGATACCGCCCTGGCTTCGGATCAAACTCCCCAATAA